A single window of Candidatus Woesearchaeota archaeon DNA harbors:
- a CDS encoding DUF1858 domain-containing protein, producing the protein MPIGEVVLKYPDTIAVFMQHGLHCIGCGIAQFESIEQGAAAHGINLDKLINDLNKAASKKG; encoded by the coding sequence ATGCCGATCGGAGAAGTTGTTCTAAAATACCCGGATACCATAGCTGTTTTCATGCAGCATGGCCTGCACTGCATCGGCTGCGGAATTGCCCAATTTGAGAGCATAGAGCAGGGAGCAGCTGCGCACGGCATAAACCTGGATAAATTAATTAATGACCTTAATAAAGCAGCATCTAAGAAGGGTTAA
- a CDS encoding ferredoxin, with the protein MAKVKIIYDKEACIGCGSCEAVCPENWKLEGDKAIPKKLELNDVGCNQEAADSCPVSAIKIVKK; encoded by the coding sequence ATGGCAAAAGTAAAAATAATATATGATAAGGAAGCATGCATCGGCTGCGGAAGCTGCGAAGCTGTATGCCCTGAAAACTGGAAATTAGAAGGCGATAAGGCAATTCCTAAGAAGCTTGAGCTTAATGATGTTGGCTGCAACCAAGAAGCAGCAGACAGCTGCCCGGTTTCAGCAATAAAGATAGTTAAAAAATGA